The Haloplasma contractile SSD-17B genome has a segment encoding these proteins:
- a CDS encoding MFS transporter has product MFTDKDRNAVINRYLNNPNKLQKLYRKTLTIIVLSQIFGGAGLAAGVTVGALLAKDMLGVDRLAGIPSAVFTLGSAIAAFLIGRLTQKLGRRVGLSFGFFTGSIGAFGVIISAVTDNVYLLIISLFIYGSGSATNLLARYAGTDLASTKQRGSAISVAMVSTTLGAVAGPILVDIMGEVATSMNIPKLGGPFILACVTYMLAGLIFLFFLRPDPLIIAKQLTVLEEQDKEINQIKDNQIIDKHGLFVGSTVMVLSQVIMVAIMTMTPVHMDKHGYELSDVGIIIGIHIGAMYLPSLFTGILVDKLGRSIIIYFSALSLFGAGILAAFAPTNSMFILTIALALLGIGWNFGLISGTAIIVDSTDLKKRAKVQGSLDVFIALGGAFGGAISGIILDYYDFATLSIIGAVVSLSLVPLVIWWRKDKSKGQQIERPASH; this is encoded by the coding sequence ATGTTTACTGATAAGGATAGAAACGCAGTTATAAATAGGTATTTAAATAATCCAAACAAGCTGCAAAAGTTATACCGTAAAACCTTAACAATTATCGTACTATCACAAATTTTTGGAGGTGCCGGTTTAGCTGCTGGTGTTACTGTAGGAGCATTGCTTGCTAAAGATATGCTTGGTGTTGATCGCTTAGCAGGGATTCCTTCAGCTGTATTTACATTAGGCTCTGCAATAGCAGCGTTTCTCATAGGGAGACTTACACAAAAATTAGGCCGTAGAGTAGGCTTGTCTTTTGGATTCTTCACTGGAAGCATTGGAGCTTTTGGAGTTATAATTTCAGCAGTTACAGATAATGTTTACTTATTAATTATTTCATTATTTATATACGGATCAGGATCTGCAACCAATTTATTAGCAAGATATGCGGGAACAGATTTAGCAAGTACAAAACAAAGAGGATCAGCAATTAGTGTAGCAATGGTTTCAACAACACTAGGTGCGGTTGCTGGGCCTATTTTAGTAGATATAATGGGAGAAGTGGCCACGTCAATGAATATTCCAAAATTAGGAGGGCCATTTATATTAGCATGTGTAACGTATATGCTTGCTGGCTTAATTTTTCTGTTTTTTCTTAGACCTGATCCACTTATTATAGCAAAACAACTGACTGTTTTAGAGGAACAAGATAAAGAAATAAATCAAATAAAAGACAATCAGATAATAGATAAACATGGGTTATTTGTTGGTTCTACTGTAATGGTTCTATCACAAGTGATTATGGTTGCAATAATGACGATGACACCTGTTCATATGGACAAGCATGGTTACGAATTATCAGATGTTGGAATTATTATTGGTATACATATTGGAGCAATGTATCTACCATCTCTTTTTACTGGAATACTAGTCGACAAGTTAGGTAGAAGTATTATAATTTATTTTTCTGCTTTATCATTATTTGGTGCTGGTATACTAGCAGCGTTTGCACCTACTAATTCTATGTTTATTTTAACGATTGCACTTGCTCTTCTAGGTATTGGATGGAATTTTGGTCTTATAAGTGGAACTGCAATTATAGTAGATTCTACAGACTTAAAAAAGCGTGCAAAGGTTCAAGGCTCTCTTGATGTGTTTATTGCTCTAGGTGGAGCATTCGGAGGAGCAATTTCTGGTATAATACTAGATTATTATGATTTCGCAACATTATCGATCATAGGTGCAGTAGTTTCTTTATCATTAGTACCATTAGTAATCTGGTGGAGAAAAGATAAATCTAAGGGTCAACAAATTGAGAGGCCAGCTTCACATTAA